DNA from Marinagarivorans cellulosilyticus:
CCCCATCGTATTGTCTGTGGAGTCACCAAGCATGGGCACAATTAATGTTGGTGGTGCCTTAGTAACAGAAGAAGGGTAATTCGATGGGACGGATTCTTAGGCGTCAGGCAGGCACTACACTAATCGGGCTGATGATTGGTTTGTTGGTATCGGTAGTGGGCATTTTAGCAAGCCTAAGTTTGTACAAAACCTTAGTGTCTGTCGCTACGGAAGCAAAAGTCGATGCCATGCACGATGGTCAATTGGCGACCACATTATTAGCAATTCAGCTAAAAGTTCAAAACGCCGGTTTTGGGTTAGATACTAATTCATCCAATATTGACATTACAGAAGTTAACGATGAAAAACATTTGTATTGGCGCTACAAAGTCGATGGCGTAACGACTTGCGAGGGGCTGCGGCGGTATGTGCGAACTGTCAACGGTATCGATGGTTTTGCACTGGATTATATCACTGCAGCAGGTAACAGCTGTACGGACGAAGCGGCTTTAAACACGATGGCTTGGCAGTCGTCTTCGACAATATCTGTATTTTCAAAAAATGTTACCGACATTGTTGATTTTGCTTTGACGCAACAATCGTGCTCGCCATATGGCATGGATGATTCGGGTAATTTTTATGTTTTAACCTTGTCTGGTCGTACGGCGGCCAATATTACTGGTGTTATTGCCAATGGTAACCCGCTAGAAAATACGGAGTTAAAACTCTGCCTTCCCAATATTCGTAGCGCATAAATAGTTTGAGGTGCTGGTGTGAGAAATCTACAAACATTAAATAAGCAGCAGGGATTGGCGACTGTACTCATTGTATTGTTGGTGGGTGTATCTATGACTGCTATGGCCATGGGATTGGCGCGCTCAGTTAAAAGTACTCAGCATAAACAAACTGCAGTGCATGCTGCAACGCACGCGCAATCTGCTGCTTGGTCTGCGGTTCATATTTTCAAGGAATACCTTAAAACGTTGGATTACGACCAT
Protein-coding regions in this window:
- a CDS encoding PilW family protein, producing MGRILRRQAGTTLIGLMIGLLVSVVGILASLSLYKTLVSVATEAKVDAMHDGQLATTLLAIQLKVQNAGFGLDTNSSNIDITEVNDEKHLYWRYKVDGVTTCEGLRRYVRTVNGIDGFALDYITAAGNSCTDEAALNTMAWQSSSTISVFSKNVTDIVDFALTQQSCSPYGMDDSGNFYVLTLSGRTAANITGVIANGNPLENTELKLCLPNIRSA